The following proteins are encoded in a genomic region of Macrobrachium nipponense isolate FS-2020 chromosome 44, ASM1510439v2, whole genome shotgun sequence:
- the LOC135203898 gene encoding uncharacterized protein LOC135203898: MRLAQEVGLKLPVTLHQLASGNDYTSLQYSFRVSKSSICRFIPLVCQAIIDTYKPEVKCPKTLEEWNDVAKQFASKWNYINCVGALDRKHVVIKKPKGGGSLNFS, from the coding sequence atgcggcttgcacaagaggtgggactcaagttgcCAGTCACTCTACACCAACTGGCAAGTGGGAACGATTATACAAGCCTccaatacagcttcagagtctccaagagttccatatgccggtttatcccattagtctgccaagccattatcgacacatacaaaccagaagtgaaGTGCCCCAAGACACTAGAAGAATGGAACGATGTAGCAAAACAATTCGCCTCAAAGTGGAACTACATCAATTGTGTGGGAGCCTTGGATAGGAAGCACGTCGtgatcaagaaacccaaaggtggaggatcactgAACTTCAGTTAA